The following coding sequences are from one Phenylobacterium glaciei window:
- a CDS encoding amino acid permease, with protein MSFVTRRKAITPELAHNDGHHRLKATLSWPHLMALGIGAIIGTGIYTLTGVAAGLAGPAVILSFAVAGAVCACAALCYAEMASLMPQAGSAYAYSYTTLGEGVAWVIGWSLILEYTLVCSAVSVGWSGYATGLIQQAHWAIPQYLLAGPEAGGLVNLPAVFITLVVTAMLLVGTRESATVNFVLVCVKLVALAVFVALTLPHFEASHFHPFAPFGYGAEEIDGKKVGVMGAAAIIFFAFYGFDAISTAAEEAKNPGRDLTIGIVGSMVICTLIYMVVAACALGASPYDVFSRDPAPLAFVLKEIGQGQAAAWVAGAAVLAMPTVIMVFMFGQSRVFFAMARDGLLPRWLAAVTPRGVPGRVTILTGVIAAVIAGVMPLSEIASLANAGTLAAFIATIIAVLALRRSAPALARSFRTPLVWVIGPAGVVGCLYLFTSLSAKTMIFFAVWNAAGVVVYLLYGRVKSRLA; from the coding sequence ATGAGCTTCGTCACCCGCCGCAAGGCGATCACCCCGGAATTGGCCCATAACGACGGCCATCACCGGCTGAAGGCGACGCTGAGCTGGCCCCACCTGATGGCTCTGGGCATCGGGGCCATCATCGGCACCGGCATCTACACCCTGACCGGGGTGGCGGCGGGGCTGGCGGGTCCGGCGGTGATCCTGTCCTTCGCGGTGGCGGGCGCGGTCTGCGCCTGCGCGGCGCTCTGCTACGCCGAGATGGCCAGCCTGATGCCCCAGGCCGGCAGCGCCTATGCCTATTCCTACACGACGCTCGGCGAGGGCGTGGCCTGGGTCATCGGATGGAGCCTGATCCTCGAATACACGCTGGTCTGCAGCGCGGTCTCGGTGGGTTGGTCGGGCTACGCTACCGGCCTGATCCAGCAGGCGCATTGGGCGATCCCGCAATACCTGCTGGCCGGGCCTGAGGCGGGGGGCCTGGTGAATCTGCCGGCGGTGTTCATCACCCTGGTGGTCACCGCCATGCTGCTGGTGGGCACCCGCGAGAGCGCCACCGTTAATTTCGTGCTGGTCTGCGTGAAGCTGGTGGCGCTCGCGGTCTTCGTGGCCCTGACCCTGCCGCACTTCGAGGCCAGCCACTTCCACCCCTTCGCCCCCTTCGGCTACGGGGCCGAGGAAATCGACGGCAAGAAGGTGGGGGTGATGGGCGCGGCAGCGATCATCTTCTTCGCCTTCTACGGCTTTGACGCCATTTCCACGGCGGCCGAGGAGGCCAAGAACCCCGGCCGCGACCTGACCATCGGCATCGTCGGCTCGATGGTGATCTGCACCCTGATCTACATGGTGGTGGCGGCCTGCGCGCTGGGCGCCTCGCCCTATGACGTCTTCTCCAGGGACCCGGCGCCGCTGGCCTTCGTGCTCAAGGAGATCGGCCAGGGTCAGGCCGCGGCCTGGGTGGCGGGCGCCGCGGTGCTGGCCATGCCGACGGTGATCATGGTCTTCATGTTCGGCCAGAGCCGGGTGTTCTTCGCCATGGCCCGGGACGGACTGCTGCCCCGCTGGCTGGCGGCGGTGACCCCGCGCGGGGTTCCAGGCCGGGTGACGATCCTGACCGGCGTGATCGCCGCAGTGATCGCGGGCGTCATGCCCCTGTCGGAGATCGCGTCCCTGGCCAATGCCGGGACGCTCGCGGCCTTCATCGCCACCATCATCGCGGTCCTGGCCCTGCGCCGCTCGGCGCCGGCCTTGGCGCGCAGCTTCAGGACGCCGCTGGTGTGGGTGATCGGCCCGGCGGGGGTGGTAGGCTGCCTCTACCTGTTCACCAGCCTGTCGGCCAAGACGATGATCTTCTTCGCCGTCTGGAACGCGGCCGGGGTCGTGGTCTACCTGCTCTATGGGCGAGTTAAGAGTCGCTTGGCCTAG
- the rfbA gene encoding glucose-1-phosphate thymidylyltransferase RfbA: MRRGIILAGGSGTRLHPLTLAVSKQLLPVYDKPMIYYPLSVLLLAGVREILIITTPEDQSGFQRLLGDGSQLGVRFEYVVQPTPGGLAEAYILGEDFVGGEPSVMILGDNIFFGQNFSQMLRSADARTQGATVFGYNVQDPERYGVVELGADGRALGIEEKPTHPKSNYAVTGLYFYDGRASTFAKTLERSARGELEITALNQIYLDKGDLHVELLGRGFAWEDAGTHDSLIQAGELIRTFEQRQGLRIGCLEEIAFHQGWIDRTQLLKLADRLAKSEYGQYLRQLADRPQGFEEPAE, from the coding sequence ATGAGGCGCGGCATCATCCTGGCCGGCGGGTCGGGCACGCGCCTGCACCCGCTGACACTGGCGGTCTCCAAGCAGCTGCTGCCGGTCTACGACAAGCCGATGATCTACTATCCGCTGTCGGTCCTGCTGCTGGCGGGCGTGCGCGAAATCCTGATCATCACCACGCCCGAGGACCAGTCGGGCTTCCAGCGCCTGCTGGGGGACGGCTCGCAGCTCGGCGTGCGGTTCGAATATGTCGTCCAGCCGACGCCGGGCGGCCTGGCCGAAGCCTATATCCTGGGCGAGGACTTCGTGGGCGGCGAGCCCAGCGTGATGATCCTCGGCGACAACATCTTCTTCGGCCAGAACTTCAGCCAGATGCTGCGCTCGGCCGACGCCCGGACCCAGGGGGCCACGGTGTTCGGCTACAATGTGCAGGATCCCGAGCGCTACGGCGTGGTGGAGCTGGGCGCCGATGGCCGGGCCCTGGGCATCGAGGAAAAGCCCACCCATCCGAAATCCAACTACGCGGTGACCGGCCTCTATTTCTACGACGGCCGCGCCTCGACCTTCGCCAAGACCCTGGAGCGGTCGGCGCGCGGCGAGCTGGAGATCACCGCGCTGAACCAGATCTATCTCGACAAGGGCGACCTGCATGTCGAGCTGCTGGGCCGGGGGTTTGCCTGGGAAGACGCCGGCACCCACGACAGCCTGATCCAGGCCGGCGAACTGATCCGCACCTTCGAGCAGCGTCAGGGCCTGCGCATCGGCTGCCTGGAAGAGATCGCCTTCCACCAGGGCTGGATCGACCGGACCCAGCTGCTGAAACTCGCCGACCGGCTGGCCAAGAGCGAATATGGCCAGTACCTACGCCAGCTGGCCGATCGGCCTCAGGGCTTTGAAGAACCGGCCGAATAG
- the rfbD gene encoding dTDP-4-dehydrorhamnose reductase encodes MTTTILQFGATGQLAREMLLRSSGGVTIKALSRADVDVTDTDAVARAIGEALDVDLVFNATAYAAVDKAESEPDLAYAVNARGPEAMAKACQARGVPMIHISTDMVFDGEKSGPYVETDATNPLHVYGASKLAGEQAVLEHCDRALVARVSWLFSAFGQNFLQMMLKLADTQPLLKIVDDQRARPTASGDVAGFMLSQAQRLSRLPAGAPEWGLLHLVNAGVATRFQMAQAIFELARPDQPLPTMAPVPTSAFPTPARRALNCELDTVKLKGVFGLTLRPWREALEDTIEDLNAAAVNA; translated from the coding sequence ATGACCACGACGATCCTGCAGTTCGGCGCCACCGGGCAGCTGGCCCGGGAGATGCTGCTCCGCTCCAGCGGCGGAGTGACGATCAAGGCCCTGTCGCGCGCGGACGTCGACGTCACCGACACTGACGCCGTGGCCCGCGCCATCGGCGAGGCGCTCGACGTCGACCTGGTGTTCAACGCCACCGCCTATGCCGCCGTCGACAAGGCCGAAAGTGAGCCGGACCTCGCCTATGCCGTGAACGCCAGGGGCCCCGAGGCCATGGCCAAGGCCTGCCAGGCCCGCGGCGTGCCGATGATCCACATCTCCACCGACATGGTGTTCGACGGCGAGAAGAGCGGTCCCTACGTCGAGACCGACGCCACCAACCCGCTGCATGTCTACGGCGCCTCCAAGCTGGCCGGCGAGCAGGCGGTGCTGGAACATTGCGACCGCGCCCTGGTGGCCCGGGTCTCCTGGCTGTTCTCGGCCTTCGGGCAGAACTTCCTGCAGATGATGCTGAAACTCGCCGACACCCAGCCCCTGCTGAAGATCGTCGACGACCAGCGCGCCCGGCCCACCGCCAGCGGCGACGTGGCCGGCTTCATGCTCAGCCAGGCCCAACGGCTGTCGCGCCTGCCGGCCGGCGCGCCGGAATGGGGCCTGCTGCACCTGGTCAATGCCGGCGTCGCCACCCGCTTCCAGATGGCCCAGGCGATCTTCGAACTGGCCCGCCCAGACCAGCCCCTGCCCACCATGGCGCCCGTCCCCACCAGCGCCTTCCCCACCCCGGCGCGGCGTGCGTTGAATTGCGAACTGGACACGGTGAAGCTCAAGGGGGTCTTTGGTCTGACGCTGCGGCCGTGGCGCGAGGCGCTGGAGGACACCATCGAAGACCTGAACGCTGCGGCGGTGAACGCATGA
- the rfbB gene encoding dTDP-glucose 4,6-dehydratase has protein sequence MKILVTGGAGFIGSAVVRRAVADGHEVVNLDVLAYSANLENVAEVSASPLYAFEQADICDAPAVKAIFARHQPDAVMHLAAESHNDRAIDGPLDFVRTNVMGTAVLLEAARAYWMDLEPTKKAGFRFHHVSTDEVFGALGESGAFTEETPYDPNSPYSASKAGADHLVRAWNRTFGLPVVITNCANNYGPFQFPEKLIPTVVLRAMEGKTIPVYGDGRQVRDWLHVDDHADALLTVLQKGRLGETYCVGGDSNLRNIEVIKILCAHLDRLAPANVPHAERIAFVADRPGHDFRYSIDASKLMRELGWEPKTDLAAGLEDTVRWYVENRAWWEAIRERGFESERLGLATA, from the coding sequence ATGAAAATCCTTGTTACGGGCGGCGCCGGGTTCATCGGGTCGGCGGTCGTGAGACGAGCCGTGGCGGACGGCCATGAGGTGGTCAACCTCGACGTCCTGGCCTACTCGGCCAATCTGGAGAATGTGGCCGAGGTCTCGGCCTCGCCGCTCTACGCCTTCGAGCAGGCCGACATCTGCGACGCCCCGGCGGTGAAGGCGATCTTCGCCCGTCACCAGCCCGACGCGGTGATGCACCTGGCCGCCGAGAGCCACAACGATCGCGCCATCGACGGGCCGCTGGACTTTGTGCGCACCAATGTCATGGGCACCGCCGTCCTGTTGGAGGCCGCCCGCGCCTACTGGATGGACCTGGAGCCCACCAAGAAGGCTGGCTTCCGCTTTCACCATGTCTCCACCGACGAGGTGTTCGGGGCCCTGGGTGAGAGCGGCGCCTTCACCGAAGAGACGCCCTACGATCCCAACTCGCCCTATTCGGCCAGCAAGGCCGGCGCCGACCACCTGGTGCGCGCCTGGAACCGCACCTTCGGCCTGCCGGTGGTGATCACCAACTGCGCCAACAACTACGGCCCCTTCCAGTTTCCGGAAAAGCTGATCCCGACCGTGGTGCTGCGCGCCATGGAGGGCAAGACCATCCCGGTCTATGGCGACGGTCGCCAGGTCCGCGACTGGCTGCACGTGGACGACCACGCCGACGCTCTGCTGACCGTCCTGCAGAAGGGCCGGCTGGGGGAGACCTATTGTGTGGGCGGCGACTCGAACCTGCGTAACATCGAGGTCATCAAGATCCTCTGCGCCCACCTGGACAGGCTGGCCCCGGCCAACGTCCCGCACGCCGAACGGATCGCCTTCGTGGCCGACCGTCCAGGCCACGACTTCCGCTATTCCATCGACGCTTCCAAGCTGATGCGCGAACTGGGCTGGGAACCGAAGACCGACCTGGCCGCGGGCCTGGAGGACACCGTGCGCTGGTACGTCGAGAACCGCGCCTGGTGGGAAGCCATCCGCGAACGCGGCTTTGAGTCCGAGCGCCTGGGCCTCGCCACCGCATGA
- a CDS encoding MATE family efflux transporter — protein sequence MVSSSSDGPVAAPSGGARPGFPPGGPRGPGGPGGRFGGKDLTTGPIGPTLIAFALPVMGSNILQSLNGSANAIWVSHVLGEAALTATSNANIIFFLMLGAAFGVSMSANLLIGQSIGAGDMPMVKRVIGTAVTFFLVLSIAVGVGGYTLTPTILRAMGTPADAVQDAITYLRVIFLAMPFMYFFSFVMMAQRGAGDSRTPFYFSLFAVGMDVILNPILITGFGPAPRMGIAGSAMSTLTSQTITLGIILVYLYRTNSVLVLRRDEWRLLKPEWEILKTIVVKGMPMAFQMLVISGSAVLMISMVNTYGSHTAAAYGAATQLWTYVQMPAMALGAAVSSMAAQNVGAGRMDRVDKIAGIGSLYAALLSAGPVLVIYLIEPIILHLFLPVGSPSHAIAMRINMFALWGFIPFGVSFVLSGIVRATGSVWPPLFAMIISMWIVRVPFAHTLMPYIGADAIWWSFPLGSITSCVLAASWYRWGPWRSARLMKFSPHGDAPSTGLSPPGGLEESEASEAVAEAGQPLAPSKA from the coding sequence GTGGTTTCGAGTTCAAGCGATGGGCCTGTTGCGGCCCCCTCAGGTGGGGCGCGGCCCGGCTTCCCGCCCGGCGGCCCTCGCGGTCCCGGCGGTCCGGGCGGGCGCTTCGGCGGCAAGGACCTGACCACCGGCCCCATCGGTCCGACCCTGATCGCCTTCGCCCTGCCGGTGATGGGCTCCAACATCCTGCAATCCCTGAACGGCTCGGCCAACGCCATCTGGGTCAGCCATGTCCTGGGGGAGGCGGCGCTGACCGCCACCTCCAACGCCAACATCATCTTCTTCCTGATGCTGGGGGCGGCCTTCGGGGTCAGCATGTCGGCCAACCTGCTGATCGGCCAGTCGATCGGGGCCGGCGACATGCCGATGGTCAAGCGGGTGATCGGCACGGCCGTCACCTTCTTCCTCGTGCTGTCGATCGCGGTCGGAGTAGGGGGCTACACGCTCACGCCCACCATCCTGCGCGCCATGGGCACGCCGGCGGACGCGGTCCAGGACGCGATCACCTATCTGCGGGTGATCTTCCTGGCGATGCCGTTCATGTATTTCTTCTCCTTCGTCATGATGGCCCAGCGCGGGGCCGGCGACAGTCGCACACCCTTCTATTTCTCGCTGTTCGCGGTGGGGATGGACGTCATCCTCAACCCCATCCTGATCACCGGCTTCGGGCCCGCCCCGCGCATGGGGATCGCCGGCTCGGCCATGTCGACCCTCACCAGCCAGACCATCACCCTGGGGATCATCCTGGTCTATCTTTACCGCACCAACTCGGTGCTGGTGCTGCGCCGCGACGAGTGGCGGCTGCTGAAGCCCGAGTGGGAGATCCTCAAGACCATCGTGGTCAAGGGCATGCCCATGGCCTTCCAGATGCTGGTGATATCGGGCTCGGCGGTGCTGATGATCAGCATGGTCAACACCTACGGCTCGCATACGGCCGCGGCCTATGGGGCGGCGACCCAGCTTTGGACCTATGTGCAGATGCCGGCCATGGCGCTGGGGGCCGCGGTCTCCTCCATGGCCGCCCAGAACGTGGGCGCGGGTCGGATGGACCGGGTCGACAAGATCGCCGGGATCGGCTCGCTCTACGCGGCCCTGCTCAGCGCCGGGCCGGTGCTGGTGATCTACCTGATCGAGCCGATCATCCTGCACCTGTTCCTGCCGGTGGGCAGTCCGTCCCACGCTATTGCCATGCGGATCAACATGTTCGCGCTCTGGGGCTTCATCCCCTTCGGCGTGTCCTTCGTGCTGTCGGGGATCGTGCGGGCCACGGGGTCGGTCTGGCCGCCGCTGTTCGCCATGATCATCTCGATGTGGATCGTGCGCGTGCCCTTCGCCCACACCCTGATGCCCTACATCGGCGCGGACGCCATCTGGTGGAGCTTCCCGCTGGGCAGCATCACCTCCTGCGTCCTGGCCGCGTCCTGGTATCGCTGGGGCCCCTGGCGCAGTGCGCGGCTGATGAAGTTCAGCCCGCACGGCGACGCGCCTTCGACAGGCCTCAGCCCTCCTGGCGGCCTGGAGGAGAGCGAAGCCTCCGAGGCCGTGGCCGAGGCCGGGCAGCCGCTGGCGCCCTCCAAGGCTTAG
- a CDS encoding serine hydrolase domain-containing protein, with protein sequence MKDLPMTRPEKLGFSSERLGKLDRFLATRYIEPGRIPCAQVQISRRGELVHETLLGQADRERGKALATDTVFRIYSMTKPITSVAFMMLVEEGLVALDDPVSRFIPEWKNLGVFAAGMTPQFMTTPPTRPMQMIDLLRHTSGLTYGFQNRGNVDAAYRKLKIADTHGLDFDGFVAELAKLPLEFSPGEAWNYSISTDVLGVLVERISGMPFQKFLQTRIFDPLKMTDTGFQVREEQRARFAACYNATPTGALTLQDDPETSPYLTAPNFHSGGGGLVSTSKDYMAFCRMLGNGGVLDGQRLLAPKTLKLMASNHLPGGQDLTALSRSLFSEATNAGVGFGLGFAVTFDPVKAMLTSSPGEYYWGGAASTAFWIDPVEDIQVVFMTQVLPSSAYPIRRELRTLVYSALVEP encoded by the coding sequence ATGAAGGACCTGCCCATGACCCGGCCCGAAAAACTCGGCTTCTCCAGCGAACGCCTCGGCAAGCTCGATCGCTTCCTGGCCACCCGCTACATCGAGCCGGGCCGCATCCCCTGCGCCCAGGTGCAGATCAGCCGTCGGGGCGAGCTGGTCCACGAGACCCTGCTGGGCCAGGCCGACCGCGAGCGCGGCAAGGCGCTCGCCACCGACACCGTCTTCCGCATCTATTCGATGACCAAGCCGATCACGAGCGTCGCCTTCATGATGCTGGTGGAGGAAGGCCTGGTGGCCCTCGACGATCCGGTCAGCCGCTTCATCCCGGAGTGGAAGAACCTGGGCGTCTTCGCCGCCGGCATGACCCCGCAGTTCATGACCACGCCCCCGACCCGGCCGATGCAGATGATCGATCTGCTGCGCCACACCTCTGGCCTCACCTACGGCTTCCAGAACCGCGGCAATGTGGACGCCGCCTACCGCAAGCTGAAGATCGCCGACACCCACGGCCTGGACTTCGACGGCTTCGTCGCCGAACTGGCCAAGCTGCCCCTGGAGTTCTCGCCCGGCGAGGCCTGGAACTATTCGATCTCCACCGATGTCCTGGGCGTCCTGGTGGAGCGCATCTCCGGCATGCCGTTCCAGAAATTCCTCCAGACTCGCATCTTCGATCCGCTGAAGATGACCGACACCGGCTTCCAGGTCCGCGAGGAGCAGCGCGCCCGCTTCGCCGCCTGCTACAACGCCACCCCCACCGGGGCCTTGACCCTGCAGGACGATCCGGAGACCAGCCCCTATCTGACCGCCCCTAACTTCCATTCCGGCGGCGGCGGCCTGGTGTCGACGTCCAAGGACTACATGGCCTTCTGCCGCATGCTGGGGAACGGCGGGGTGCTGGACGGTCAGCGCCTGCTGGCGCCCAAGACCCTGAAGCTGATGGCCTCCAACCACCTGCCCGGCGGCCAGGACCTCACGGCCCTGTCGCGCTCGCTGTTCTCGGAGGCCACCAACGCCGGGGTCGGCTTTGGCCTGGGCTTCGCGGTCACCTTCGATCCGGTGAAGGCGATGCTGACCTCAAGCCCCGGCGAGTACTACTGGGGCGGCGCGGCCTCGACGGCCTTCTGGATCGATCCGGTGGAGGACATCCAGGTGGTGTTCATGACCCAGGTGCTGCCGTCCAGCGCCTACCCGATCCGCCGCGAACTGCGGACCCTGGTCTATTCGGCGCTCGTCGAACCCTAA